The window CGCGCTTGTCCCAGACCTTGACCGCGCGGCGATGGCGGCTTTCATCCTGCCCGATGCGCACGCCTTCGGGGTTATAACCATAGGCGCCAAAGGGGCTGGTGCCTGCGGTGCCGATCCATTTGTTGCCGCCCTGGTGGCGACCCTTTTGTTCGGCCAGCCGGTCACGCAGCCGCTTCATCAACTCGTCAAAACTGCCCGGCCCGTCGATATCGGCCTTTTCGTCATCGCTGAGCAGTTTTTCGGCCAGTTTTTCCAGCCATTCGCGGGGCAGGGCTTTCTCGGAAATCAGCTCGTCCAGCGTCACATGCTCCAGCCCGCTGAAACTGGCCGCGAACGCCCGGTCAAAGCGGTCGATGTGGCGTTCGTCCTTGACCAGAACGGTGCGCGAGAAATGGTAAACGCCATCGACGGTCCAGCCGGTCACGCCAGCCTGCAGGCCCGCCAGCAGGTCCAGATATTCGCGCAGGCTGACGGGAACCCCTTCTCGGCGCAGATTGTCGAGAAAGGGGGTCAGCATCAGACCATCCTGTCGATGATGATGGTGACAAACAGGCCCAGGGCCGAAAAGGCCAGCGCGAAGGCTGCGGCATATTGCAGCCGGTCCTTGCGGTTACCGCCAAGGGCGGTTGCACGGCGCCAGCCCAGCAGGGCTCCGATCACGATTGCGGCGATAATGATCATGTCGGCTCTCTCGCTTGCTGTATCGCATCGGGCATAGCTGGGCAAATCGCCCCGTGCAACCGACGCCTGATCGCGATAGCGTCATGGCAAGTGGATCGGAGGATATAATGACTGAACTGCCAACACTACGTTCCAGCATACGCGCGGCCCATCTGGCTGATGAGGCAAGCGCCATTGCTTCGCTGATCGCCAGCTATGGTCCCGATGCGGCGGCCCGGTCACGAATCGACGCGACCACGGTGGAACTGGTGCGTGATATCAGGGCAGGCGACGATCCGGGCCTGATGGAGGTGTTTCTGGCAGAATACGGCCTGTCCACCGATGAGGGCGTGGCGCTGATGTGTCTGGCCGAGGCGCTGCTGCGCGTCCCCGATGCCGAGACCATGGATGAATTGATCGAAGACAAGATCGCCCCCTCCGAATGGGGGCATCATCTGGGCAAGTCGTCCTCGTCGCTGGTCAATGCCTCGACCTGGGCGCTGATGCTGACAGGCAAGGTGCTGCAGGAAAACAGATCCCCCGGCATCGCGGGCCATTTGCGCAATGCGGTCAAGCGCCTGGGCGAGCCGGTGATCCGCACCGCCGTTCACCGCGCGATGCGCGAGATGGGCCAGCAATTCGTGCTGGGCGAAACGGTCAAGGATGCGATCAAACGCGGTCGCGACCGCGTCGCCAAGGGTTATACCTACAGCTATGACATGCTGGGCGAGGCGGCGCGCACCGAGGCGGATGCGCGCGAATATCTTGCCGCCTATGAAGGCGCGATTGCGGCGCTGGCAGCGCAGGCAAAAAGCAGCGATATCCGCGACAATCCGGGCATTTCGATCAAGCTTTCAGCGCTGCATCCCCGGTACGAGGAACCGCAGCGCGACCGGGTGATGGCCGAACTGGTGCCCATTACGCTGCGGCTGGCGCGGGCGGCAAAGGCCGCCAATATGGGGTTGAACATCGACGCGGAAGAGGCCGACCGGCTAGAGATTTCGCTGGATGTGATCGAGGCCGTGCTGTCCGATCCGTCGCTGGCCGGTTGGGACGGGTTCGGCGTCGTGGTGCAAGCCTATGGCAAGCGCGCCGCCGGCACCATCGACTGGCTCGAGGCGCTGGCCGAGCGGCTGGACCGGCGCATCATGGTCCGGCTGGTCAAGGGCGCCTATTGGGACACCGAGATCAAACGCGCGCAGGTCGAGGGGCTGCCGGGCTTTCCGGTCTGGACCCATAAGCCCGCAACCGATGTGGCCTGGATCTGCTGCGCACGCAAATTGCTGGCAAGCCCGCGCATCTATCCGCAATTCGCAACCCATAACGCCCATTCGACCGCCGCGGTGCTTGAACTGGCCGGCGAGGATCGCGATTGGGAATTCCAGCGCCTGCACGGCATGGGCGAGGCGCTGCACGGGCTGCTGCACGATGGGCACGACACGCGCTGCCGCATCTATGCCCCGGTCGGCGCGCATGAGGATTTGCTGGCCTATCTGGTCCGTCGCCTTCTGGAAAACGGCGCCAATAGCAGCTTTGTGAACCGGATCGTTGATGAGGACGTGCCCCCCGCCGAGGTCGCGCCAGATCCCTTTGTCGAATGGGAACAGGTCGCAGGGCAACCCGCAGTGGGGGTCAGGCACCCGGAAAACCTGTTTGGCAAGGACCGGGTGAATTCGCGTGGCTTCGATCTGCGCGATCCCGAGGTTCTGGAAATGATCGAACAGGCCCGCGCGCCATGGGCCAGCCATCAATGGCAGGGCGGCCCGTTGCTGGCGGGTGACCTATCGCGCGACGGCCAGACGGAAACGGTGATCAACCCCGCGCGCCCCGGTGACACCGTGGGGCAGGTCGGGCAATCGACGCCTGCGGATGTGGAAACCGCGCTGAGCAACGCCCGCATCTGGGACGCCCCGCCCGAAGAGCGCGCAGCGGCCCTGCGCCGCGCGGCTGATTTGTACGAGGAACATTACGCCGAACTCTTTGCCCTGATCGCGCGCGAGGCCGGGAAATCGCAACCAGATTGCGTCGCCGAATTGCGCGAGGCAGTGGATTTCCTGCGCTACTACGCCGATTTCGCCAGTGCAGATGCGCCGCGCGGCCTCTTTACCTGCATCTCGCCCTGGAACTTCCCGCTGGCGATTTTCACCGGCCAGATCGCCGCGGCACTGGCTGCGGGCAATGGCGTGCTGGCCAAGCCAGCCGAAACCACAAGCCTTGTCGCATGGCGCGCAGCACAACTGCTGCATGAGGCGGGCGTGCCTGCCCATGCGCTGCAATTGCTGCCGGGCGAAGGCCGCGTGGTCGGCACCGCGCTTAGCAGTGATGCGCGGGTCAATGGCGTCTGCTTTACCGGCAGCCTGCCCACCGCACAGGCGATCAATCGCGCCATGGCCGAACACCTTTCGCCTGACGCGCCGTTGATTGCCGAAACCGGCGGGCTGAACGCGATGATCGTGGACAGCACCGCACTGCCCGAACAGGCCATTCGCGACATTCTGGCCAGCGCCTTTCAATCGGCCGGGCAAC is drawn from Paracoccus tegillarcae and contains these coding sequences:
- the putA gene encoding bifunctional proline dehydrogenase/L-glutamate gamma-semialdehyde dehydrogenase PutA — translated: MTELPTLRSSIRAAHLADEASAIASLIASYGPDAAARSRIDATTVELVRDIRAGDDPGLMEVFLAEYGLSTDEGVALMCLAEALLRVPDAETMDELIEDKIAPSEWGHHLGKSSSSLVNASTWALMLTGKVLQENRSPGIAGHLRNAVKRLGEPVIRTAVHRAMREMGQQFVLGETVKDAIKRGRDRVAKGYTYSYDMLGEAARTEADAREYLAAYEGAIAALAAQAKSSDIRDNPGISIKLSALHPRYEEPQRDRVMAELVPITLRLARAAKAANMGLNIDAEEADRLEISLDVIEAVLSDPSLAGWDGFGVVVQAYGKRAAGTIDWLEALAERLDRRIMVRLVKGAYWDTEIKRAQVEGLPGFPVWTHKPATDVAWICCARKLLASPRIYPQFATHNAHSTAAVLELAGEDRDWEFQRLHGMGEALHGLLHDGHDTRCRIYAPVGAHEDLLAYLVRRLLENGANSSFVNRIVDEDVPPAEVAPDPFVEWEQVAGQPAVGVRHPENLFGKDRVNSRGFDLRDPEVLEMIEQARAPWASHQWQGGPLLAGDLSRDGQTETVINPARPGDTVGQVGQSTPADVETALSNARIWDAPPEERAAALRRAADLYEEHYAELFALIAREAGKSQPDCVAELREAVDFLRYYADFASADAPRGLFTCISPWNFPLAIFTGQIAAALAAGNGVLAKPAETTSLVAWRAAQLLHEAGVPAHALQLLPGEGRVVGTALSSDARVNGVCFTGSLPTAQAINRAMAEHLSPDAPLIAETGGLNAMIVDSTALPEQAIRDILASAFQSAGQRCSALRILYVQEDVADKMLTMLHGAMDELRLGDPWHLETDIGPVINAAAKKGIDDHVAAARSDGRVLHRLKAPSRGHFVAPVSIRVGGIENIEREIFGPVLHVATFKAEDLDKVIAAINASGYGLTFGLHTRIDDRVEHIDRHLHVGNVYVNRNQIGAIVGSQPFGGEGLSGTGPKAGGPHYVPRFRAVPFTRNDGSGGTEHSTGAGTSISKGLDQKRTDTTQILSTVLLPGPTGESNRLTEHPRGTVLCLGPDTAAQAAIAKAHGCESLTYDQSVDPEDLRGQRDLAVVAFDGPEALAREYAKVLAELEGPIIPLVNSAELASHCVMERHLCVDTTASGGNASLLAAAG